The Deferribacterota bacterium DNA window TTGACATCCTTTAACTTAACGGAAAAAGGCAATAAAGAATATTCTACTTTTCCAATATTAACTAGGTCCTTTGATAGATAACTAACAAAATTGCTACCATAGAAATAAAAAAAGATATTGCCTAATATTAAAAAAAGAAAAATTATGCATATAAGTAATATTATAGTTCTTTTTAAATATATAAGCACTAACTTTCGCCATTATACTTTTTTATGTATTTTAATAGACCATAATATATCCCCTTTGCAACCTTTTTTCTGTAAGAAATATCTCTAAATTTGTTAGCCGTTCTTTTTGAAGATAAAAAACCAGTCTCAACCAATATTGATGGCATCGTTGCACCAACTAAGACATAAAAAGGGGCTTGCTTTACACCAAGACTTTTCTCATTTATCTCTTTAACTAGATCATTTTGAACATACTTTGCTAGAATCTTTGACTCTTCTAGCTTAGAATTAAGTAGTATATCCTTTAAAATAGATTGCAAATCTGATAATGATCTCTCACTTGCTTGATTTTCAAATGCAGCTACCTTCAACGCTTCTTTATCATCAGTTACATTTAATACATAGGTTTCTACACCATTAGCACTTCTATTCTTACTAGCATTAACATGGATTGATACAAAGACATCAGCTTTTTTCTTATTAGCTATAGCAGTTCTTTCCTCTAAAGGAATAAAAACATCAGTGCTTCTTGTTAGAAAAACCTTAATACTTGTATTTTCTTCAAATAACCGCTTTAATTCTAAGGCAATGTCAAGGACTATATCCTTCTCATATAAACCATAATATGTAGCTCCTGGATCCTTTCCTCCATGCCCAGGGTCAATAACAATCCTTTTAACTTTAAGACCAAATACGCCTGCTAAAGTATCCGAACTACCACCACTTTTTGATGATATTTTATCTTTTGAGGCTACCCTTTGTCCTTTCTCATCACCGCTAACATCAATCACTATTCTATTAGGATTCTCTAAACTAAAAACCGTAAAATCTTTGATATTCTGACTATCTAAAACAATACGCGTAACATCTTTTTTAAAATAGCCCCATCTAATAGCTGAAACAAGACCATCTTTTATTGGGATTTTTTTTGCAACATCTTCTGCAACCTTTACATCTTTAATATCAATATATAGGCGAGGCGGCTTATTATGTTTAGGGTCCTCTCGTAGCCAATGTTTTTTATATTCAGCTTTCTTAGTCAGATCTATAACAACTCTTGTATATGTGTCGCTACTCCAATATCTTATGTTTTTAATAAGACTAATATTATCTCTATCTTTATATGTATCTTTATTTATATCTTTATGATTTATATCTTTATAATCTTTATGGTCTTTTCTAGTAACTTCTACTTCTTTATTTTTATTTGGTTTACTCTTAACCTCAATAACCTTCTCCTGTCTAAAACCAAGATCACTATTTATTTTTTCAATTCTTTCTCTAGCAATTATCGCTTTTCTGTGGTCAGGAAATTTTGCGACTAATCTTTGTAACATAAATTTCGCAGAAACATAATCATCTAAAATAATATATATATCTGAGGTCTTTAAATAACTCTCAACAGCTAAATTTGAACTATAATTTACAGCAACAAGCCTATAATATTTTAAAGCCTCCCTAAGATCTTGCTTGTTCTTAAATCTCTTATATGACATAGAGTATGCTTCACCAGCCATATATAGTGCATTATCTGATAAAAATGAGTTAGGCTCATCTAAATATAGATTGTAAAATTCTTTGGCAATAGAAGCATAAGAACCTCTTGAAGCTCTTCTTGAATTATTGATTTGTTCTAATTTATTCTTTAATGAATAATATTCACTATTTATTGAAGCTACACATTCATAATTTATGCAAAAAGTAATTAAAGAAAAAATTATAATAATTATAACATTATGTAATCTTTTCATGAATTAATTTATCTTTAAGATAAAAACCTGTATATGAATCCTTAACATTTACAATATCTTCGGGGGTACCAGCAAAAACTACTTCACCACCTCTATCACCACCTTCAGGACCCAAATCAATTATATAATCAGCACATTTTATTACATCTAAATGATGCTCAATAATAACCACTGTATTATTGTTTTCTACTAATCTCCTAAATATTTTAATTAGTTTATTTATATCATCTAAGTGAAGTCCTGTGGTAGGCTCATCAAAAATATATAATGTCTTGCCTGTCTGCTTTTTCATTAATTCTCTAGCTAATTTTATTCTTTGAGCTTCACCCCCAGACAATGTTGTAGCAGATTGCCCAAGCTTTATATAGCCTAAACCAACATCCTTTAAAACAGAGAGCTTATTTTTTAGTTTTGGTATATTACTAAAGAATTCATATGCAGTATTTACTGTCATATCAAGCACTTCTGCAATACTTTTCTCTTTATATTTAATTTCAAGGGTATCCCTATTATATCTAGAACCTTTACAAGAATCACATTTAATATACATGTCAGGTAGAAAATGCATCTCAATCTTTAAGAAGCCCTCGCCTTGGCACTTTTCACATCTTCCGCCTTTTACGTTAAAGCTAAACCTCCCTGGTTTATAACCCCGCAGTTTAGAGGCAGGTATTGCTGCAAAAAGCTCTCTAATATCAGTTAAAATACCTGTATATGTAGCAGGATTAGATCTTGGTGTTCTGCCAATAGGTGATTGATCTACATCGATAACCTTATCAATTAAACCATAGCCTTTGATACTTTTATGTTTACCAACATTGGAATTTGTTCCGTATAAAAGTCTCTTTAAACCATTATATAATACATCAATAACAAGAGTAGATTTGCCAGAACCAGAAACACCTGTAACACAAATCATGGCTCCCAGCGGAAATTTAACATCAATATTTTTCAGGTTATGCTCTGTAGCACCTATAATCTCAACAAAACCATTATTAAAAACTTTTTTCTTGCCTCCTATATTTATACTCTTTTTCCCTGATAAATAAAGTCCTGTTATAGAATCATCACAGTTTAAAATACCATCTGGAGGTCCATTATATATTAAATATCCACCTTTTCTTCCAGCTCCTGGCCCTAAATCCACAATCCAATCAGCCCTTCTTATTGTATCCTCATCATGTTCAACAACTATCACAGTATTGCCTATGCTTTTTAGATTAACCAGTGTGTTTATCAGCATGTCATTATCTCTTTGATGCAAGCCAATGCTTGGTTCATCTAAAACATATAAAACCCCTGTTAACCCAGAACCTATTAATGTAGCAAGTCTTATCCTCTGAGCCTCACCACCAGAAAGTGTTGAAGCTCTTCTATCTAAGGTCATATAATCTAAACCCACATCAAGCAAAAAGGACAGTCTCCTTTTAATCTCTTTAATAATCTTACTTGAAACCTCCTTTTTAAATCCAGTAAAAGTAAGATTCTCAAAAAAATCATAAGCCTTACTTATATTCAATATAGATATTTCATAAATGTTTCTCCCATTAATCTTAACGGATAGACTTTCTTCCTTGAGCCTTCTGCCACCACAACTCTCGCAAGGTAGATAAGACATGAAATTTTTTACATAATCTACATTCCTTCTATCTTCAGTAAACAACTTTTCACGCAACTCATTAATAACACCATTAAATTTTTTCTTATAAAAACTCTTTTTATTATTTATTGTATGAAATAATGATAAAGGCTCCTTTGCACCATATAAAATTATATGTTTACTGTTCTCATCTAGATCTTTAAAGGATTTATCTAAATCTATATTATATTTTTTAGATACCTCTCCCAATAATTGTAGAAATGTAAAACTTAAATTGTTTTGCCACGGCTTTACCGCTCCTTGCCTAATACTCAAATCTTTATTTGGGATAATTTTATCAATATCAAATACCATTTTCACGCCAAGACCATCGCAATCAGGACACGCCCCATAGGGATTGTTAAATGAAAATATTCTAGGCTCAACCTCGTCAATACTTATATCACAATTAGCACAAGCAAACTTCTCACTATATAATTTATAAGAATCCCCGCATTTTATTAATACTAAACCATCACTTAGTTTTAAGGCAGTTTCTATTGAATCTGTTAGCCTTTTAATAATCCCTTCTTTTAATACAATCCTATCAACTACTACATTTATTGTATGTTTAACATTTTTATCTAATTCTATATCATCCTCTAATCTATAAAGTTTCTCATCTATATAAGCTCTTACAAACCCTTCTTTTAACAGTTTTTCAAATATATTCTTAAATGTACCCTTTTTTCCTCTGGCAATTGGTGCCAATATTTCTAATTTACTATGCTCTCCATAGTTAATTACAGAATCTACAATCTGTTGCACTGTGAAACTCTCAATATGTCTACCACACTTTGGACAATGTACACTGCCGACCCTTGCAAACAATAATCTCATATAGTCGTAAATCTCTGTTATTGTTCCTACAGTTGATCTAGGATTTCTATTTACGGTTTTTTGCTCAACACTAATTGCAGGTGACAAAAATTCAATTGAATCAACATCTGGTTTCTCCATAAGCTCCAAAAATTGCCTTGCATAAGCCGATAAGGATTCTACATACCTTCTCTGCCCCTCAGCATATAGCGTATCAAATGCAAGGGTAGATTTTCCAGAACCAGAAACACCTGTAACTACAACCAAACTGTTCTTAGGTATCTCTAAATTAATATTTTTTAAATTATGTTGTCTTGCTCCTTTTATTATAATGCTATTCATCAATAACAAGTCTTTCAGGGGGTAATTTTATCTGAAAATAGGTATACCTATTTTTTTTAGAGAATACCTTTATATCTCCCCCATGTTCTGTAATAATTTCTTTTGATATTGCAAGGCCTAATCCTGTCCCGCTACCAGAATAGCTAACAAAGGGGGTAAATAAATCATTTAGGTGCACACTATCTATGCCCCTGCCATTGTCAAAAATAACAATATATACCCAGTCTTTACTTATATATAAGGTAATGCGTATATTACCTATTCCTTCAGTGGCTTTAATGGAATTGTTCACCAAATTAAAAATAACCCTATAAAATTTTCTTTTATCTGCTTTGATTTTGCATTTATTTCGTATATCAACTATAAATCTCAGCTCATTTTCATCTATTAATACCTGAAATTCTTTTTTAGTAGCATATATTAATTCACCTAAGTCTATAACCTCTTCATTAATGGTTATATCTTTCTTAGAGTATTCTAAGATATCCTCCACATATCCTCTTATTATATCAAGTTCATTTTTAACGTTTTTTAAATAATCTTCTTGCCCATATTTTTTATTGTTAATATTCTCACAAAGGTCACTCTCTAATAGCTCTAAATTAATACTTATAACATTTAGCATATTTTTAATGTCGTGTACAATTGTATTTGTTAGTTTACCAATAGTACTTAATCTTTCTTTCTCTAATAATTCGTTATATAAATAAGAGCGTTCGATAGCCAAGGCACACTGATTGCCAATAAATTTTGCCAAAAATATGTCATCCTCAGTAAAATAATCACCTGGCTTATCAGTAATATTTAAGACACCAATTAGTTTCTCCTTTGTTTTAACAGGTATAGACATATAAGAACGGGTTGTGTAGCCAAGATCATATCTTACCTCTTTTGCATTATTAACAACAATTGGCTCACCTTTCTCTGCTACCTTTCCACTTATACTTTCGCCAATCTTAACTTTCGCATTTTCTTTATCTATACTAAAACCCACATTTGCTATTAATTCTAGGTAGTCTCCCTCGACTTTCATGATAGATATTCTTTTAGCTTTAATATAGGATTTAGTAATCTTGATAATCTTTGCTAACAGGGAATCAAGGGATATTTCTTTATTTAATAACTCTGAGATCTCTAATATTATGTCAAATATAATATCTTTCAACGTAATAGACCTATCATTAAAAAGATTACTTTGATGATTCAATATATTCAACAATTTTCTCTGCTAAAGTTTTTATAATATGCTCAAACCTATCCAAATCTTTCTCCAACAAGGTTATTCTAAAGCCTTGCAATGAAGTAAAAAATGAAGATAGAGGAACAACGCAAATCCCGGTAGAGCCTAAAAGATAATATACAAAGCGTTTATCATTCTCAATCCTATCATCAGTTAACTTCTCTATATAGTCTTTAATACTATCTTTAAGAAGGGGAAGTTTTTGCCTATTATTTAAAACTGCCTCATTAAAAACCACACTCATATAAAAGGAACCATTTGTTCTATTTACCACTGTATATGGGACATCCCTTAAAATATTATACGCAATATTTGACATTTTTTCATAATGCCTTAACCTTTTTTCTAACATCTCTCTATACTCTGGCCTATTGATAACCCTTTTGATAGCTAGTTGTGGAAGAGTTGTGGAGCAAACCTCAGCCATTTTTTGATTTAATATAGCATCTATATATCTCTTAAATATAGGATATTTTTCTGCATTATATACTTGAATCCAACCGCAACGAGCACCTGGCCAAGGAAATTCTTTAGATATGCCGTGCATGCTTAAACCAGCGACATCACCTACAATATCGGACAACCTTACACTCTCATAACCGTTATATACTATGTTTGTATAAATTTCATCTGATATTATAAATAGGTCATATTTCTTTGCAATCTCAACAATCTTTAAAAGTAAATCTCTATCATAAACAAAACCTGTGGGATTATCAGGGTTTATAACCAAAATACCCACAATGGAGGTATGACTCTTAACCTTTCGCTCAAGCTCTAATATATCTGGTCTCCATTCATTATAAGGATTCATTCTATAAGTATTTGGTGGAAATGACGCATGCAATACCTCTGCAAGAAAATGTGTTGAATAGGTAGGCTCAGGCATAATTATCCTAGCATCAACTCTTATAGATGAGTATGCACGAGCTATAGCATCACCTAAGCCATTAAAAAATATTATATCATCGGCTGTTATTTTAGCGCCACCCCTCTTATTGACAATATCAGCAATAAATTCTCTTGTTTCATCTACACCTTGTGTTGGTGAATACGCATAAGTCTTATCATCATCTATTAATTCTTTCAAAATCTCCTTTACCCAATCATCAATTTTTTCTCCTTTTTCTACTGGGTCTCCAATATTCTCCCAGATAATCTCAATGCCACTTTCCTTTAATTTTTTTGCTATATTTACAATATTTCTTATCTCATAGGTTAAACCATTTCCACTTTTAGCAATATCAAAACGCATCTACTTTACACCTGCCTTTAATCTTCTCTCCCTTCTTTGTTTCAAAATAATCTCTACAGGGATACCTCTATAGTTGAAGGTTTTCTTTAAAACATTTACTAAATATTGCTTATAAGATTCCTTCAACAAACTAGGGTAATTGACAAACATTAAGAACCTTGGCGAACCACCCTTTAATTTAACAGTATAATAAAATTTTATTCTTTTGCCATTTACAATAGGTGCTTGATAGTTATAACCTGCCATGTGTAATACTTCATTAAGCTTGGATGTTTTTATATCTCTATTACAAAGACTAACTACTTTTAATACGTCTTTTATAGGATAAAAAATACCTTCTTTTTTTAAAGTCGAAATAAAACTAATATAGGGTTTGTACAAAAAGCTCAATTTAAGATTTACCTCATTGTAAATCTCATGCTTCTTACCATCCTTATTCTTAACAAGATCCCACTTGTTTGCTGATAATACTACCGGTTTTTTATAGTTATTATAAATCTGACCAATAATATTTACATCTTTTGATTGTATCCCCTCTACACCATCAAATAAATAGATAACTACATCGGCACTTTTCACCGCCTCAAAGACTCTATAATAGCTAATTCTATCAATATTATCGCTAAACATTACACTTTTTTTTCTAAGTCCCGCCGTATCTATTAGTGTTAGATTAGAATTCTTATATTTAAAGGGTATATTAACAATATCCCTTGTTGTCCCTGGCATATCAGATACAACAACCCTCTGTTCACCTAGTAGAGCATTTAAATAGCTAGATTTACCTACATTTGGTTTGCCAAGAACTACAATTTTAATGTCACTATTATAGTCCCCTATTTCAGTGTCATACCTATCCAAGCATTCACTTATTTTGTGTATCAACGTATCAATATTTTTGCCATGTACGGCACTGACAGTTATTAAATCACTAACCCCTAAAGCATAGAATTCAGCCTTTGATGATTCTTCTTTGATATTGTCAATCTTATTAACAACAACCAAAGTCTTTTTCATATTTTTCCTAAGTATAGTAAATATATGCTCATCAAGTGGATGTAGT harbors:
- the uvrA gene encoding excinuclease ABC subunit UvrA, which encodes MMNSIIIKGARQHNLKNINLEIPKNSLVVVTGVSGSGKSTLAFDTLYAEGQRRYVESLSAYARQFLELMEKPDVDSIEFLSPAISVEQKTVNRNPRSTVGTITEIYDYMRLLFARVGSVHCPKCGRHIESFTVQQIVDSVINYGEHSKLEILAPIARGKKGTFKNIFEKLLKEGFVRAYIDEKLYRLEDDIELDKNVKHTINVVVDRIVLKEGIIKRLTDSIETALKLSDGLVLIKCGDSYKLYSEKFACANCDISIDEVEPRIFSFNNPYGACPDCDGLGVKMVFDIDKIIPNKDLSIRQGAVKPWQNNLSFTFLQLLGEVSKKYNIDLDKSFKDLDENSKHIILYGAKEPLSLFHTINNKKSFYKKKFNGVINELREKLFTEDRRNVDYVKNFMSYLPCESCGGRRLKEESLSVKINGRNIYEISILNISKAYDFFENLTFTGFKKEVSSKIIKEIKRRLSFLLDVGLDYMTLDRRASTLSGGEAQRIRLATLIGSGLTGVLYVLDEPSIGLHQRDNDMLINTLVNLKSIGNTVIVVEHDEDTIRRADWIVDLGPGAGRKGGYLIYNGPPDGILNCDDSITGLYLSGKKSINIGGKKKVFNNGFVEIIGATEHNLKNIDVKFPLGAMICVTGVSGSGKSTLVIDVLYNGLKRLLYGTNSNVGKHKSIKGYGLIDKVIDVDQSPIGRTPRSNPATYTGILTDIRELFAAIPASKLRGYKPGRFSFNVKGGRCEKCQGEGFLKIEMHFLPDMYIKCDSCKGSRYNRDTLEIKYKEKSIAEVLDMTVNTAYEFFSNIPKLKNKLSVLKDVGLGYIKLGQSATTLSGGEAQRIKLARELMKKQTGKTLYIFDEPTTGLHLDDINKLIKIFRRLVENNNTVVIIEHHLDVIKCADYIIDLGPEGGDRGGEVVFAGTPEDIVNVKDSYTGFYLKDKLIHEKIT
- a CDS encoding N-acetylmuramoyl-L-alanine amidase, whose product is MKRLHNVIIIIIFSLITFCINYECVASINSEYYSLKNKLEQINNSRRASRGSYASIAKEFYNLYLDEPNSFLSDNALYMAGEAYSMSYKRFKNKQDLREALKYYRLVAVNYSSNLAVESYLKTSDIYIILDDYVSAKFMLQRLVAKFPDHRKAIIARERIEKINSDLGFRQEKVIEVKSKPNKNKEVEVTRKDHKDYKDINHKDINKDTYKDRDNISLIKNIRYWSSDTYTRVVIDLTKKAEYKKHWLREDPKHNKPPRLYIDIKDVKVAEDVAKKIPIKDGLVSAIRWGYFKKDVTRIVLDSQNIKDFTVFSLENPNRIVIDVSGDEKGQRVASKDKISSKSGGSSDTLAGVFGLKVKRIVIDPGHGGKDPGATYYGLYEKDIVLDIALELKRLFEENTSIKVFLTRSTDVFIPLEERTAIANKKKADVFVSIHVNASKNRSANGVETYVLNVTDDKEALKVAAFENQASERSLSDLQSILKDILLNSKLEESKILAKYVQNDLVKEINEKSLGVKQAPFYVLVGATMPSILVETGFLSSKRTANKFRDISYRKKVAKGIYYGLLKYIKKYNGES
- a CDS encoding pyridoxal phosphate-dependent aminotransferase codes for the protein MRFDIAKSGNGLTYEIRNIVNIAKKLKESGIEIIWENIGDPVEKGEKIDDWVKEILKELIDDDKTYAYSPTQGVDETREFIADIVNKRGGAKITADDIIFFNGLGDAIARAYSSIRVDARIIMPEPTYSTHFLAEVLHASFPPNTYRMNPYNEWRPDILELERKVKSHTSIVGILVINPDNPTGFVYDRDLLLKIVEIAKKYDLFIISDEIYTNIVYNGYESVRLSDIVGDVAGLSMHGISKEFPWPGARCGWIQVYNAEKYPIFKRYIDAILNQKMAEVCSTTLPQLAIKRVINRPEYREMLEKRLRHYEKMSNIAYNILRDVPYTVVNRTNGSFYMSVVFNEAVLNNRQKLPLLKDSIKDYIEKLTDDRIENDKRFVYYLLGSTGICVVPLSSFFTSLQGFRITLLEKDLDRFEHIIKTLAEKIVEYIESSK
- a CDS encoding GAF domain-containing sensor histidine kinase — encoded protein: MNILNHQSNLFNDRSITLKDIIFDIILEISELLNKEISLDSLLAKIIKITKSYIKAKRISIMKVEGDYLELIANVGFSIDKENAKVKIGESISGKVAEKGEPIVVNNAKEVRYDLGYTTRSYMSIPVKTKEKLIGVLNITDKPGDYFTEDDIFLAKFIGNQCALAIERSYLYNELLEKERLSTIGKLTNTIVHDIKNMLNVISINLELLESDLCENINNKKYGQEDYLKNVKNELDIIRGYVEDILEYSKKDITINEEVIDLGELIYATKKEFQVLIDENELRFIVDIRNKCKIKADKRKFYRVIFNLVNNSIKATEGIGNIRITLYISKDWVYIVIFDNGRGIDSVHLNDLFTPFVSYSGSGTGLGLAISKEIITEHGGDIKVFSKKNRYTYFQIKLPPERLVIDE
- the der gene encoding ribosome biogenesis GTPase Der, producing the protein MDSILIAGRPNVGKSALFNRLVGKTISIVDKTPNVTRDCVERVINLNEKKYLLSDSAGFVLSRDPLRDKIDKIYIDKLKKASLVLFVVDGKEGLHPLDEHIFTILRKNMKKTLVVVNKIDNIKEESSKAEFYALGVSDLITVSAVHGKNIDTLIHKISECLDRYDTEIGDYNSDIKIVVLGKPNVGKSSYLNALLGEQRVVVSDMPGTTRDIVNIPFKYKNSNLTLIDTAGLRKKSVMFSDNIDRISYYRVFEAVKSADVVIYLFDGVEGIQSKDVNIIGQIYNNYKKPVVLSANKWDLVKNKDGKKHEIYNEVNLKLSFLYKPYISFISTLKKEGIFYPIKDVLKVVSLCNRDIKTSKLNEVLHMAGYNYQAPIVNGKRIKFYYTVKLKGGSPRFLMFVNYPSLLKESYKQYLVNVLKKTFNYRGIPVEIILKQRRERRLKAGVK